One region of Trichosurus vulpecula isolate mTriVul1 chromosome 1, mTriVul1.pri, whole genome shotgun sequence genomic DNA includes:
- the CRB3 gene encoding protein crumbs homolog 3 isoform X1, with amino-acid sequence MASSPGLGLCLALSLQLLNPQPTLAQNTGNAGYENNTTTPSTAPPASGALSQGAVTAIITVFSVLGILLLVVALVLLGRKLREKRQTEGTYRPSSEEQVGARAPPPPNLKLPPEERLI; translated from the exons ATGGCGAGCAGCCCTGGCCTGGGCCTGTGCTTGGCACTGAGCCTGCAACTATTGAACCCCCAGCCCACCTTGGCCCAGA ATACTGGCAACGCTGGGTATGAAAACAACACTACTACCCCTTCCACAGCACCACCAGCCAGTGGGGCCCTG TCCCAGGGTGCAGTCACTGCCATCATCACTGTATTCTCAGTCCTGGGTATCCTCCTCCTGGTAGTGGCACTGGTCCTGCTGGGCCGCAAGCTTCGTGAGAAACGCCAGACAGAGGGCACCTACCGGCCCAGCAGCGAAGAGCAGGTGGGTGCCCGGGCTCCACCACCCCCCAACCTGAAGCTTCCCCCCGAGGAGCGGCTCATCTGA
- the CRB3 gene encoding protein crumbs homolog 3 isoform X2 gives MASSPGLGLCLALSLQLLNPQPTLAQNTGNAGYENNTTTPSTAPPASGALSQGAVTAIITVFSVLGILLLVVALVLLGRKLREKRQTEGTYRPSSEEQLSHVTEAAPGPQDSKNKA, from the exons ATGGCGAGCAGCCCTGGCCTGGGCCTGTGCTTGGCACTGAGCCTGCAACTATTGAACCCCCAGCCCACCTTGGCCCAGA ATACTGGCAACGCTGGGTATGAAAACAACACTACTACCCCTTCCACAGCACCACCAGCCAGTGGGGCCCTG TCCCAGGGTGCAGTCACTGCCATCATCACTGTATTCTCAGTCCTGGGTATCCTCCTCCTGGTAGTGGCACTGGTCCTGCTGGGCCGCAAGCTTCGTGAGAAACGCCAGACAGAGGGCACCTACCGGCCCAGCAGCGAAGAGCAG TTGTCCCACGTGACTGAAGCAGCCCCAGGTCCCCAGGACTCGAAGAACAAGGCGTAG